From Rhododendron vialii isolate Sample 1 chromosome 10a, ASM3025357v1, the proteins below share one genomic window:
- the LOC131302507 gene encoding uncharacterized protein LOC131302507, whose translation MYSSKPKYSQTGKSKSTHALFSSSIDLRVMGFQKERRVDKSVGGQHQNFRLAFRQQKGKRLFNTRLPHPPPTPPLTLPLIKDKEPPLVAVGPSTDDHRHHPITTME comes from the exons ATGTATTCAAGTAAGCCAAAATATTCCCAAACCGGAAAGAGCAAATCCACCCACGCATTATTTTCGAGTTCAATTGATCTAAG AGTAATGGGTTTTCAAAAGGAACGAAGGGTTGACAAAAGTGTCGGCGGTCAACATCAGAACTTCAGGTTGGCATTCCGCCAGCAAAAGGG GAAGCGACTTTTTAACACACGTCTCCCCCATCCTCCACCCACACCACCGCTCACCTTGCCCCTGATCAAAGACAAAGAACCTCCCCTTGTAGCAGTAGGCCCGTCCACCGATGACCACCGACATCATCCCATCACCACCATGGAGTGA